The Manis javanica isolate MJ-LG chromosome 6, MJ_LKY, whole genome shotgun sequence genome contains a region encoding:
- the LLCFC1 gene encoding sperm-egg fusion protein LLCFC1 produces the protein MKSAVLWEKEEENRAGKGKEVVGACRALESHEGQRQLMGRPLTSLGPQLSRTALLAAVLLLLWVKGVTPQKGGPGSEERSQDRGTPPPDQEQEQFEEQFVASSVGEMWQVVDMAQQEGEQTSETAAAHDHLFDVVFCFNLASIMVFLHRT, from the exons ATGAAGTCAGCAGTcctgtgggagaaagaggaagaaaacagggCTGGAAAGGGCAAGGAGGTGGTAGGAGCCTGCAGAGCACTGGAGAGCCACGAAGGCCAGAGGCAGCTGATGGGCAGGCCCCTGACTTCCCTGGGCCCCCAGCTCTCCAGGACAGCACTCCTGGCAGCCGtcctgctgctgctgtgggtgAAGGGGGTAACGCCTCAGAAAGGGGGCCCAGGCTCTGAGGAGAGGAGTCAGGACAGGGGGACGCCCCCTCCAG ACCAGGAGCAAGAGCAGTTTGAAGAGCAGTTTGTGGCCTCCTCTGTGGGAGAGATGTGGCAGGTGGTGGACATGGCCCAGCAAGAGGGCGAACAGACATCAGAGACGGCGGCTGCCCACGACCACTTATTCGATGTAGTCTTCTGCTTTAACCTGGCCAGCATCATGGTTTTTTT GCACAGAACATAG
- the TRPV5 gene encoding transient receptor potential cation channel subfamily V member 5 isoform X2 — protein MGAPPPKAEGPWIQLQKFLASWLVREQDWDQLLDKAYMQQQKRIQESQLLRAAKENDLCVLKKLLLDQACDFGQRGALGETALHIAALYDNLEAAMVLMEAAPELVKEPTMCEPFVGQTALHIAIMNQNVNLVKALLAHGASVSARATGAAFRHSARNLIYFGEHPLSFAACVGSEEIVRLLIEHGADIRAQDSLGNTVLHILVLQPNKTFACQMYNLLLSHDGHGACLPALDLVPNHQGLTPFKLAGVEGNTVMFQHLMQKRKHIQWTCGPLTSTLYDLTEIDSWGEKVSFLELVVSSRKREARQILKQTPVKQLVNQKWKKHGRPYFCVLGALYALYMICFTTCCAYRPLKLRSGNRTNPRDSTILEQKLLQEAYVTPQDKIRLVGELVTIVGAVIVLLLEIPDIFRVGASRYFGQTVLGGPFHVIIITHACLVLVTMVMRLSSAPGEVVPMSFALVLGWCSVMYFARGFQMLGPFTIMIQKMIFGDLMRFCWLMVVVILGFASAFYIIFQTEDPTNLGNFYDYPMALFSTFELFLSIIDGPANYNVNLPFTFGIVYFVFAIIATLLMLNLFIAMMGDTHWRVAHEQDELWRAQVVATTVMLERKLPCFLWPRSGICGKAYGLGDHWFLRVENHHDQNPLRVLRYVEAFKCSDKEDGQECLSEKQPSVVESGTLARASLAPPTPSLSRTTSHSSSSHRGWEILRRNTLGHLNPGLDLGEGDGEEDVYHI, from the exons ATGGGGGCTCCTCCGCCCAAGGCAGAAGGGCCCTGGATCCAACTCCAGAAGTTTCTGGCCTCCTGGCTGGTCAGAGAGCAAGACTGGGACCAGCTTCTGGACAAGGCCTATATGCAACAGCAGAAGAG GATTCAAGAATCTCAACTGCTTCGGGCAGCCAAAGAAAATGACCTGTGCGTCCTGAAGAAACTTCTGCTGGACCAAGCCTGCGACTTTGGTCAAAGAG GAGCCCTGGGGGAGACAGCGCTGCACATTGCTGCTCTCTATGACAATCTCGAGGCCGCCATGGTGCTAATGGAGGCTGCCCCAGAGCTGGTCAAGGAGCCCACCATGTGTGAGCCATTTGTAG GTCAGACTGCGCTGCACATAGCCATCATGAACCAGAACGTGAACTTGGTGAAAGCCCTGCTTGCCCACGGGGCCAGCGTCTCTGCAAGAGCTACAGGCGCAGCTTTCCGCCACAGCGCCCGCAACCTCATCTACTTTG GGGAGCACCCTCTGTCCTTTGCTGCCTGTGTGGGCAGCGAGGAGATCGTGCGGCTGCTCATTGAGCACGGAGCTGACATCCGGGCCCAGGACTCCCTGG GAAACACTGTGCTGCACATCCTGGTCCTCCAGCCCAACAAAACATTTGCCTGCCAGATGTACAACCTGCTGCTGTCCCACGATGGGCACGGGGCCTGCCTGCCAGCCCTGGACCTCGTGCCCAACCACCAGGGTCTCACCCCCTTCAAGCTGGCCGGCGTGGAGGGCAACACCGTG ATGTTCCAGCACCTGATGCAGAAGCGGAAGCACATCCAGTGGACGTGCGGGCCACTGACCTCCACTCTCTACGACCTCACAGAAATCGACTCCTGGGGAGAGAAGGTGTCCTTTCTGGAGCTCGTGGTCTCCTCCAGGAAGCGGGAG GCTCGCCAGATCCTGAAACAAACCCCAGTGAAGCAGCTGGTGAACCAGAAGTGGAAGAAACATGGGCGGCCGTATTTCTGTGTGCTGGGCGCCCTGTACGCGCTCTACATGATCTGTTTCACCACGTGCTGTGCCTACCGCCCCCTGAAGTTACGCAGTGGCAACCGCACAAATCCGCGAGATAGTACCATCCTCGAACAGAAACTGCTACAG GAGGCCTACGTGACTCCACAGGATAAAATCCGACTAGTGGGGGAGCTGGTGACCATCGTTGGGGCTGTGATCGTCCTGCTGCTAGAG ATCCCGGACATCTTCAGGGTTGGTGCCTCTCGCTACTTCGGACAGACTGTACTCGGGGGGCCATTCCATGTCATCAT CATCACCCACGCCTGCCTGGTGCTGGTGACCATGGTGATGCGCCTCTCCAGTGCCCCTGGGGAGGTGGTGCCCATGTCCTTCGCGCTGGTGCTGGGCTGGTGCAGCGTCATGTACTTTGCTCGAGGATTCCAGATGCTGGGCCCCTTCACCATCATGATCCAGAAG ATGATTTTTGGAGACCTAATGCGTTTCTGCTGGCTGATGGTTGTGGTTATTCTGGGATTTGCCTCAG CATTCTATATCATTTTCCAGACGGAGGACCCCACCAATCTGGGGAATTTCTATGACTACCCCATGGCTCTGTTCAGCACCTTCGAGCTTTTCCTCAGCATCATCGATGGGCCCGCCAACTACAATGTGAACTTGCCCTTCACGTTTGGCATTGTCTACTTTGTCTTTGCCATCATTGCCACACTGCTTATGCTCAACCTGTTCATCGCCATGATGGGTGACACACACTGGAGGGTGGCCCACGAGCAGGACGAGCTATGGAGGGCCCAG GTGGTGGCCACCACGGTGATGCTGGAGAGGAAGCTGCCTTGCTTCCTGTGGCCTCGGTCTGGGATCTGCGGGAAAGCCTATGGGCTGGGGGACCACTGGTTCCTGCG AGTCGAGAACCACCATGACCAGAATCCTTTACGAGTGCTTCGTTATGTGGAAGCCTTCAAGTGCTCGGACAAGGAGGATGGACAGGAGTGTCTCTCGGAGAAACAGCCCTCTGTGGTTGAAAGTGGGACTCTAGCCAGAGCATCCTTAGCTCCTCCAACTCCCTCCTTGTCCCGGACCACATCCCACAGCAGCAGCAGTCACCGGGGCTGGGAAATACTTCGTCGCAACACCCTGGGACACCTGAATCCTGGGCTGGACCTtggtgagggggatggagaggAAGATGTCTATCATATATGA
- the TRPV5 gene encoding transient receptor potential cation channel subfamily V member 5 isoform X1, translated as MGAPPPKAEGPWIQLQKFLASWLVREQDWDQLLDKAYMQQQKRIQESQLLRAAKENDLCVLKKLLLDQACDFGQRGALGETALHIAALYDNLEAAMVLMEAAPELVKEPTMCEPFVGQTALHIAIMNQNVNLVKALLAHGASVSARATGAAFRHSARNLIYFGEHPLSFAACVGSEEIVRLLIEHGADIRAQDSLGNTVLHILVLQPNKTFACQMYNLLLSHDGHGACLPALDLVPNHQGLTPFKLAGVEGNTVMFQHLMQKRKHIQWTCGPLTSTLYDLTEIDSWGEKVSFLELVVSSRKREARQILKQTPVKQLVNQKWKKHGRPYFCVLGALYALYMICFTTCCAYRPLKLRSGNRTNPRDSTILEQKLLQEAYVTPQDKIRLVGELVTIVGAVIVLLLEIPDIFRVGASRYFGQTVLGGPFHVIIITHACLVLVTMVMRLSSAPGEVVPMSFALVLGWCSVMYFARGFQMLGPFTIMIQKMIFGDLMRFCWLMVVVILGFASAFYIIFQTEDPTNLGNFYDYPMALFSTFELFLSIIDGPANYNVNLPFTFGIVYFVFAIIATLLMLNLFIAMMGDTHWRVAHEQDELWRAQVVATTVMLERKLPCFLWPRSGICGKAYGLGDHWFLRVENHHDQNPLRVLRYVEAFKCSDKEDGQECLSEKQPSVVESGTLARASLAPPTPSLSRTTSHSSSSHRGWEILRRNTLGHLNPGLDLGPDFLGEDSIVCGPHTESSTHCDLTSPLHSTGIALIKVISLWLSPLSSLVSLELSIAFRSYSSSLHLSVHLEPDTPTTLSMSFLPIP; from the exons ATGGGGGCTCCTCCGCCCAAGGCAGAAGGGCCCTGGATCCAACTCCAGAAGTTTCTGGCCTCCTGGCTGGTCAGAGAGCAAGACTGGGACCAGCTTCTGGACAAGGCCTATATGCAACAGCAGAAGAG GATTCAAGAATCTCAACTGCTTCGGGCAGCCAAAGAAAATGACCTGTGCGTCCTGAAGAAACTTCTGCTGGACCAAGCCTGCGACTTTGGTCAAAGAG GAGCCCTGGGGGAGACAGCGCTGCACATTGCTGCTCTCTATGACAATCTCGAGGCCGCCATGGTGCTAATGGAGGCTGCCCCAGAGCTGGTCAAGGAGCCCACCATGTGTGAGCCATTTGTAG GTCAGACTGCGCTGCACATAGCCATCATGAACCAGAACGTGAACTTGGTGAAAGCCCTGCTTGCCCACGGGGCCAGCGTCTCTGCAAGAGCTACAGGCGCAGCTTTCCGCCACAGCGCCCGCAACCTCATCTACTTTG GGGAGCACCCTCTGTCCTTTGCTGCCTGTGTGGGCAGCGAGGAGATCGTGCGGCTGCTCATTGAGCACGGAGCTGACATCCGGGCCCAGGACTCCCTGG GAAACACTGTGCTGCACATCCTGGTCCTCCAGCCCAACAAAACATTTGCCTGCCAGATGTACAACCTGCTGCTGTCCCACGATGGGCACGGGGCCTGCCTGCCAGCCCTGGACCTCGTGCCCAACCACCAGGGTCTCACCCCCTTCAAGCTGGCCGGCGTGGAGGGCAACACCGTG ATGTTCCAGCACCTGATGCAGAAGCGGAAGCACATCCAGTGGACGTGCGGGCCACTGACCTCCACTCTCTACGACCTCACAGAAATCGACTCCTGGGGAGAGAAGGTGTCCTTTCTGGAGCTCGTGGTCTCCTCCAGGAAGCGGGAG GCTCGCCAGATCCTGAAACAAACCCCAGTGAAGCAGCTGGTGAACCAGAAGTGGAAGAAACATGGGCGGCCGTATTTCTGTGTGCTGGGCGCCCTGTACGCGCTCTACATGATCTGTTTCACCACGTGCTGTGCCTACCGCCCCCTGAAGTTACGCAGTGGCAACCGCACAAATCCGCGAGATAGTACCATCCTCGAACAGAAACTGCTACAG GAGGCCTACGTGACTCCACAGGATAAAATCCGACTAGTGGGGGAGCTGGTGACCATCGTTGGGGCTGTGATCGTCCTGCTGCTAGAG ATCCCGGACATCTTCAGGGTTGGTGCCTCTCGCTACTTCGGACAGACTGTACTCGGGGGGCCATTCCATGTCATCAT CATCACCCACGCCTGCCTGGTGCTGGTGACCATGGTGATGCGCCTCTCCAGTGCCCCTGGGGAGGTGGTGCCCATGTCCTTCGCGCTGGTGCTGGGCTGGTGCAGCGTCATGTACTTTGCTCGAGGATTCCAGATGCTGGGCCCCTTCACCATCATGATCCAGAAG ATGATTTTTGGAGACCTAATGCGTTTCTGCTGGCTGATGGTTGTGGTTATTCTGGGATTTGCCTCAG CATTCTATATCATTTTCCAGACGGAGGACCCCACCAATCTGGGGAATTTCTATGACTACCCCATGGCTCTGTTCAGCACCTTCGAGCTTTTCCTCAGCATCATCGATGGGCCCGCCAACTACAATGTGAACTTGCCCTTCACGTTTGGCATTGTCTACTTTGTCTTTGCCATCATTGCCACACTGCTTATGCTCAACCTGTTCATCGCCATGATGGGTGACACACACTGGAGGGTGGCCCACGAGCAGGACGAGCTATGGAGGGCCCAG GTGGTGGCCACCACGGTGATGCTGGAGAGGAAGCTGCCTTGCTTCCTGTGGCCTCGGTCTGGGATCTGCGGGAAAGCCTATGGGCTGGGGGACCACTGGTTCCTGCG AGTCGAGAACCACCATGACCAGAATCCTTTACGAGTGCTTCGTTATGTGGAAGCCTTCAAGTGCTCGGACAAGGAGGATGGACAGGAGTGTCTCTCGGAGAAACAGCCCTCTGTGGTTGAAAGTGGGACTCTAGCCAGAGCATCCTTAGCTCCTCCAACTCCCTCCTTGTCCCGGACCACATCCCACAGCAGCAGCAGTCACCGGGGCTGGGAAATACTTCGTCGCAACACCCTGGGACACCTGAATCCTGGGCTGGACCTtg GGCCAGACTTCTTAGGAGAAGACTCCATTGTCTGCGGACCTCACACTGAGTCTTCCACCCATTGTGACTTGACCTCGCCTCTCCATTCTACTGGTATCGCTCTCATCAAGGTCATCTCCCTGTGGCTAAGCCCACTGAGCAGTCTCGTCTCACTAGAGCTCTCTATAGCGTTCAGATCATACTCGAGCTCTCTCCACCTCTCAGTGCATCTAGAGCCAGACACTCCTACCACACTGTCTATGTCCTTTCTACCAATCCCTTAA